A genomic segment from Tessaracoccus defluvii encodes:
- a CDS encoding DUF5343 domain-containing protein — MSDAEFVPPYMAFGTFRNFLAGLNPERIPARIDRSLMIGMAGGTQTYLLQTLRLFGLIDGEGRASRQLVALARDEASFKAEMAAIVGQFYAEQLALSSQQGTAAQLAESFSPSGYQGSTLRKAITFFLHACAAAEIELSPHFRSPQPGRATNGSPRRRTRPKAAPLLSTEDTQPSSTAAEQRTVQLRSGGTLTISCSTTFMELSREDRSFVFGLVDQLDEYQDSSPREELSSLAEGKLAQ, encoded by the coding sequence ATGTCTGACGCGGAGTTCGTGCCGCCGTACATGGCATTCGGTACGTTTCGTAACTTCCTAGCCGGGCTGAACCCCGAACGCATCCCGGCGCGCATCGACCGCTCCCTGATGATCGGCATGGCCGGTGGCACACAGACGTATCTGTTGCAGACGCTTCGCCTGTTCGGGCTCATCGATGGGGAGGGCCGAGCCTCGCGCCAGCTCGTCGCACTCGCCCGCGATGAGGCCTCCTTCAAGGCGGAGATGGCAGCCATCGTCGGCCAGTTCTACGCCGAACAACTAGCGCTTTCCTCCCAGCAGGGCACGGCAGCGCAACTCGCGGAGTCCTTCTCACCGAGCGGGTATCAAGGCAGCACCCTGCGCAAGGCCATCACCTTCTTCTTGCACGCTTGTGCAGCCGCAGAGATCGAGCTCAGTCCCCACTTCCGGAGCCCGCAGCCCGGTCGCGCGACCAACGGCTCTCCTCGAAGGAGAACCCGTCCAAAGGCCGCGCCGCTCTTGAGCACCGAAGACACGCAGCCGTCCAGCACTGCGGCGGAGCAGCGCACCGTTCAGCTCCGGTCGGGTGGCACCCTCACAATCAGCTGCTCCACAACGTTCATGGAACTTAGCCGCGAGGACCGCAGCTTCGTGTTCGGCCTGGTTGACCAGCTTGACGAGTACCAGGACAGCTCACCTCGCGAAGAGCTGTCGTCGCTGGCTGAAGGGAAGTTGGCACAGTGA
- a CDS encoding toprim domain-containing protein yields MVGEELLEADLHFVAAIKWRHSRINVDCGGEFIRTFPGRAAPDEHWTPHADLGDAASATTEDDQVDEVEPNLAFTWEAIERRVMTPPEISYLRGPQRATRPRRRLARQAPHPERLAAVNELALEFYQDRYRGSWAQPYLAGRFGADITDDPDIRPGYAPAGWTSLVAHLHRHGVNNDELLASGLAVTASTGRLIDRFRDRAVFPIVHDQQVLGFVGRRHPDATDLDHAGPKYLNTAETLLFHKRAQLFVAGARRLDAGGIPVVVEGPTDAIAVTRASQGRYVGVAPLGTNLTSEQATQLRRYGADLIIATDADVAGQVAAHRDYWILTPQLLQPRYAALPDGSDPAELLATGSAPQLVDALDQARPLADVLMDERLTNLPPVEAALAAAPVIAAQPVDTWEPSVLAVADRIGLDPDIIRSSVTSFIRAWNNDPARVANLQLDLASQVRDRLTAVANTRRWELLANEIDPRLVADPDWPQLAAAFQDADPRWLRVTETIAVALEEGPLSPDLPAADLASRLKWLSHPEPFSDPVAPMALAAPDGPQIPERQYLDRGPMSP; encoded by the coding sequence TTGGTTGGTGAAGAGCTCCTTGAAGCGGATCTCCACTTCGTCGCTGCTATCAAGTGGCGGCATAGCCGCATCAACGTTGACTGCGGCGGGGAGTTCATCCGAACATTCCCAGGTCGCGCCGCCCCGGACGAGCACTGGACGCCGCACGCCGACCTCGGTGACGCCGCCAGCGCGACAACTGAGGACGACCAGGTCGACGAGGTCGAGCCGAACCTGGCCTTCACATGGGAGGCCATCGAGCGACGCGTAATGACGCCGCCAGAGATCTCTTACTTACGCGGACCTCAACGCGCAACTCGACCGCGCCGACGCCTGGCGCGCCAGGCCCCACACCCCGAGCGCCTCGCGGCCGTCAACGAACTCGCGCTGGAGTTCTACCAGGACCGCTACCGCGGCTCGTGGGCCCAGCCCTACCTGGCCGGACGGTTCGGCGCCGACATCACCGACGACCCGGACATCCGCCCCGGTTACGCCCCCGCCGGCTGGACCAGCCTTGTCGCGCACCTCCACCGTCACGGCGTCAACAACGACGAGTTGCTCGCCTCCGGCCTCGCGGTCACCGCCTCCACCGGACGCCTCATCGACCGGTTCCGCGACCGAGCCGTGTTCCCCATCGTTCACGACCAGCAGGTGCTCGGCTTCGTCGGACGCCGCCACCCCGACGCGACCGACCTCGACCACGCTGGACCGAAGTACCTCAACACCGCCGAGACGCTGCTGTTCCACAAGCGAGCCCAGCTGTTCGTCGCCGGAGCACGCCGCCTGGACGCAGGCGGCATCCCCGTCGTCGTCGAAGGACCCACCGACGCCATCGCCGTCACCCGCGCCAGCCAAGGGCGCTACGTTGGCGTCGCCCCGCTCGGAACCAACCTGACCAGCGAACAAGCCACCCAACTCCGTCGCTACGGCGCCGATCTGATCATCGCCACCGACGCGGACGTGGCCGGCCAGGTCGCCGCGCACCGCGACTACTGGATCCTGACCCCGCAACTCCTCCAGCCGCGCTATGCCGCCCTGCCTGACGGCTCCGATCCCGCCGAACTACTGGCCACCGGCAGCGCCCCGCAGCTCGTTGACGCCCTCGACCAGGCTCGGCCACTGGCCGATGTCCTCATGGACGAGCGCCTTACCAACCTGCCCCCAGTCGAAGCGGCCCTTGCCGCAGCGCCTGTCATCGCCGCCCAACCCGTCGACACGTGGGAGCCGTCCGTCTTAGCCGTGGCGGACCGGATCGGTCTCGACCCCGACATCATCCGGAGCTCCGTCACATCGTTCATCCGCGCCTGGAACAACGACCCAGCCCGCGTCGCCAACCTGCAACTCGACCTGGCCTCTCAGGTCCGGGACCGACTCACCGCCGTCGCGAACACCCGGCGTTGGGAACTTCTCGCCAACGAGATCGACCCTCGCCTCGTCGCCGATCCCGACTGGCCACAACTCGCCGCCGCATTCCAGGACGCTGACCCCCGTTGGCTGCGCGTCACCGAAACCATCGCCGTCGCCCTCGAAGAAGGACCCCTCAGCCCGGACCTCCCTGCCGCCGACCTGGCCAGCCGGCTCAAGTGGCTCAGCCACCCGGAACCGTTCTCCGATCCGGTTGCCCCGATGGCCCTAGCTGCGCCGGACGGCCCTCAGATCCCCGAACGGCAGTACCTCGACCGGGGGCCGATGTCTCCGTGA